A stretch of Cryomorphaceae bacterium 1068 DNA encodes these proteins:
- a CDS encoding pyridoxal-phosphate dependent enzyme produces MNHPNIYNNILETIGETPMIKLNRIASHIPATVYAKVEYFNPGHSTKDRMALQMIEDAEKEGKLKPGGTVIECTSGNTGMGLALACIVKGYKLICTLSDKQSKEKMDILRAMGAEVIVCPTNVSPDHPESYYSVAERLNKEIPNSFYPYQYDNLSNRKAHYEGTGPEIWEQTEGKITHFVVGVGTGGTISGVAQYLKEQNPDIKIWGADSYGSVFKKFHETGEFDENEIYSYITEGIGEDILPKNVDFSLIDHFEKVTDRDGALYARDLARKEGLLLGYSCGSAYAVIEQMKHELTEDDVVVVLFHDHGSRYVGKIYNDDWMRDRGFLNVLNKSALDLVNKHIHQPLVTIASGEPVSNAIAKMKKYDISQIPVRDNGSFVGSIDERKLFELISDGVDTTQVKVKDSMNKPFPIVESNEEIGSLTKLINKENSAVVVKIDEENYHIISRHDLISSLQ; encoded by the coding sequence ATGAATCACCCCAATATATACAACAACATCCTGGAAACCATCGGCGAAACACCGATGATAAAGCTGAACAGGATTGCCTCACACATTCCTGCAACGGTCTATGCTAAAGTGGAATACTTCAACCCGGGACATAGTACCAAGGACAGAATGGCATTACAAATGATAGAGGATGCCGAAAAAGAAGGTAAGCTCAAGCCGGGAGGAACCGTTATAGAATGTACATCCGGAAATACGGGTATGGGGTTGGCGCTGGCTTGCATCGTAAAAGGATACAAACTCATTTGCACGTTAAGTGATAAACAAAGTAAGGAGAAGATGGATATTCTGAGAGCTATGGGTGCAGAGGTAATCGTTTGCCCTACCAATGTATCTCCTGATCATCCTGAGTCTTACTACAGCGTGGCTGAAAGGCTGAATAAAGAAATTCCGAATTCATTTTATCCATATCAATACGACAACCTGAGCAATAGGAAGGCGCATTACGAAGGAACGGGTCCTGAAATTTGGGAACAAACGGAAGGAAAAATCACACATTTTGTGGTAGGTGTCGGAACGGGAGGAACAATATCTGGAGTAGCTCAATATTTGAAAGAGCAAAATCCTGACATCAAGATTTGGGGTGCGGACAGCTATGGTTCCGTTTTCAAAAAATTCCATGAAACGGGAGAATTTGACGAAAACGAAATCTACTCATACATCACAGAGGGTATAGGTGAAGACATCTTACCGAAAAACGTAGACTTCAGCCTCATCGACCATTTTGAGAAAGTAACGGATCGCGACGGTGCGCTTTATGCCAGAGATTTAGCCAGAAAAGAAGGTTTACTACTCGGGTATAGTTGTGGTTCGGCTTACGCTGTGATAGAGCAGATGAAGCACGAGCTCACCGAAGATGACGTGGTTGTGGTTCTCTTTCATGATCATGGATCGCGCTATGTAGGAAAAATCTACAACGATGATTGGATGCGCGATCGTGGATTTTTGAATGTACTTAACAAGAGTGCTCTGGATTTGGTGAACAAGCACATACATCAACCTTTGGTAACCATAGCTTCGGGCGAACCGGTGAGCAATGCCATTGCGAAAATGAAGAAGTATGACATCTCCCAAATTCCTGTAAGAGACAATGGCTCATTTGTAGGTTCAATTGACGAAAGAAAGCTTTTCGAACTCATCAGTGACGGAGTAGATACCACACAAGTAAAAGTGAAAGATTCCATGAACAAGCCTTTTCCTATAGTGGAGAGCAACGAAGAGATTGGTTCTTTGACCAAGCTCATCAATAAGGAAAACTCAGCGGTTGTGGTGAAAATCGACGAAGAAAACTACCACATCATTTCTCGTCATGACCTCATTTCTTCTCTTCAGTAA
- a CDS encoding helical backbone metal receptor, with translation MKILDQIGRELQLEKTPHRIVSLVPSITELAYDLGFEVIGKTKFCVHPKSLGTAVNVGGTKNVKVDLVKELEPDLILANKEENTKPTVEKLMEVGLPVFISDVSTIDQSVDLIEKLGEIGRSQANAQDLIEIISKGFKSIPKIEPRPKVLYLIWREPYMAAGTDTYISDLMSHLSLDNVLSDWGEKGLRYPEIAQDQITQLKPDFILLSSEPYPFKESQRKSICSAFGIPTLLVDGECFSWYGSRQAKSIDYLEEFSRLLRN, from the coding sequence ATGAAGATTCTCGACCAAATAGGAAGAGAACTACAACTGGAAAAGACACCTCATAGAATCGTTTCATTGGTGCCTTCCATAACTGAATTGGCATACGATCTGGGCTTTGAAGTTATTGGAAAGACGAAATTCTGTGTCCATCCAAAAAGCCTGGGCACCGCTGTTAATGTCGGTGGTACTAAAAATGTGAAAGTCGACTTGGTCAAAGAGCTTGAGCCTGATTTGATTCTGGCCAATAAAGAGGAGAATACAAAACCCACAGTAGAAAAGTTGATGGAAGTGGGTCTCCCTGTTTTTATCAGCGACGTTTCTACTATCGACCAAAGCGTTGATTTGATTGAAAAGTTGGGGGAAATTGGCAGATCCCAAGCGAATGCTCAAGATTTGATTGAAATCATTTCTAAAGGATTCAAATCCATACCGAAGATCGAGCCAAGGCCAAAAGTATTGTACTTGATATGGAGAGAACCTTATATGGCTGCAGGTACCGATACTTACATTTCTGATTTAATGTCTCATTTGAGTCTTGATAATGTGTTATCCGATTGGGGGGAAAAGGGGCTTCGCTATCCTGAAATAGCACAAGATCAAATTACGCAGCTAAAGCCTGACTTCATTCTACTTAGCTCAGAGCCATACCCTTTCAAGGAATCACAACGTAAATCTATTTGCTCAGCTTTTGGCATCCCAACACTCTTGGTCGATGGAGAATGCTTTTCGTGGTATGGCTCGCGGCAAGCAAAATCGATAGACTACCTTGAAGAATTTTCACGTCTTTTAAGGAACTAA